The following DNA comes from Bombus terrestris chromosome 2, iyBomTerr1.2, whole genome shotgun sequence.
AAGAGGAACGGAGAGACGGATCGATAAGCCGaatggaaaaagagagaagcacGGCGGGCCGAAGAAACGAGCGAAGAGTGAAAGTAGTTGACTAACTTGACGAACGCAGACACGCGAAGCCGGATACGCGCGCGTAACTGAAATTCTGATGCGCGCACGTGGCCGTACGCAGTGTACATAGCCTCTCTTGACTCTTTCACTCTTCGTTGATGGAGAATTTGTGTGTAAAACTCGCGCTACTTGTCTCTATAATAATCGAACTTGGTCGACGATGATAGACGTAAAGTCTGATCGTCAACGATGCCGTCTCGTGGAATCTTCTGGAACGATCGGTTAAAGACACTTTGAAGTTTCACTGActcgacgttatatacttcgatgaaacgttaaacgtttGATCCTTTCTCTCCTTTCCCCGGTTGCTTAATTTGATCGTTCGACTCGTCGTTTAATACGATCACAGAGGGAAAGTGGTTTCCCCGATGAAATGGTTTCCACGACGAATTTCCTGTCTCGAGAAGAAATTAATATGATACGTTTCGGTTAGATATACATCGTGGAGGCCGACGATGATCAGGCGGCGGATGGAGACAGGACCGACAGGGATAAGAGGAAAGTCGGCGTCATCAAGCTGGGCGTGTCTAATGGGATAATCAATTTCGTTTTCGGCGTAAGTGTCTGACATTCTCTGCTTCGAAAAGTAATCCTGTGATTTAAACCGTAAGAGATTTTATTCACATCGAAACCTCTTTGTAGAAGCTGGATTCCTTCATCGATGCGAAAACTAAAGCGCTGGGTACGTTGGATGAAGCAAATAAAGTAAAGAACGCTGCGTATGGCATTGATAACAAGCATTCGGCTACCAGCAAGTTCATCAGTGATCTGGTCGCTTCGAAACTGAAAGCAGCGAGCGGAAGCATCGGACCGGTACTAAACAGCGCGCAAACTTTCGTCTCTAGCTTCAAGCACGGAGTGACTAATTCTGCCGTTTCGAAATTGCAACCGCTTGTTGCCATCGCCGGTGGCTTGTCCCAGTCGTCCAAGTCGTCGTCCGATTCGCACGGCGGAGGTAAGAAAAGAGATAAACACTTTTTGGATCAGAACCTTGTTTAATCGATAACTCGTTTACTTTAATTTGGGATTTTCAGACGAAGGAAACGGAGACTCGTCAAACGCGCTCGCGCTTATTGCGAACCTTTTGAGTAAGAAGATCGGCAGCTTCAGTCAGTTGAGTCAGAGCAAAAACGACGGACAATTCGGTCATAGCGAGGAAAGCACCAACTACGGATCGTACGGACATGTTAGCGACGGGGTAGGAATACCATAAcagtttttcttttcctcttctccttttctcttttctctctattCTCTATCTTCTCTATATTTTCTATCTGTACAACACGGCTGTTACACCGCAACTGATG
Coding sequences within:
- the LOC100642952 gene encoding uncharacterized protein LOC100642952 isoform X1; protein product: MLAFVPIRPAKTSGSPSPWSSNGPRAPPEQTKPSIERGGSKMRITYVLFGLALLVVYVYSSPIVKREAESEDLNPLNEIYIVEADDDQAADGDRTDRDKRKVGVIKLGVSNGIINFVFGKLDSFIDAKTKALGTLDEANKVKNAAYGIDNKHSATSKFISDLVASKLKAASGSIGPVLNSAQTFVSSFKHGVTNSAVSKLQPLVAIAGGLSQSSKSSSDSHGGDEGNGDSSNALALIANLLSKKIGSFSQLSQSKNDGQFGHSEESTNYGSYGHVSDGKSISVTTEDIPTFDRMRVSLDVPPSVFGSGFTLLTNVSKVLSKMIMNSARRTQSTVELLKPIFNNILFSGEKTNVHTH
- the LOC100642952 gene encoding uncharacterized protein LOC100642952 isoform X2 — translated: MRITYVLFGLALLVVYVYSSPIVKREAESEDLNPLNEIYIVEADDDQAADGDRTDRDKRKVGVIKLGVSNGIINFVFGKLDSFIDAKTKALGTLDEANKVKNAAYGIDNKHSATSKFISDLVASKLKAASGSIGPVLNSAQTFVSSFKHGVTNSAVSKLQPLVAIAGGLSQSSKSSSDSHGGDEGNGDSSNALALIANLLSKKIGSFSQLSQSKNDGQFGHSEESTNYGSYGHVSDGKSISVTTEDIPTFDRMRVSLDVPPSVFGSGFTLLTNVSKVLSKMIMNSARRTQSTVELLKPIFNNILFSGEKTNVHTH
- the LOC100642952 gene encoding uncharacterized protein LOC100642952 isoform X3 — its product is MLAFVPIRPAKTSGSPSPWSSNGPRAPPEQTKPSIERGGSKMRITYVLFGLALLVVYVYSSPIVKREAESEDLNPLNEIYIVEADDDQAADGDRTDRDKRKVGVIKLGVSNGIINFVFGKLDSFIDAKTKALGTLDEANKVKNAAYGIDNKHSATSKFISDLVASKLKAASGSIGPVLNSAQTFVSSFKHGVTNSAVSKLQPLVAIAGGLSQSSKSSSDSHGGDEGNGDSSNALALIANLLSKKIGSFSQLSQSKNDGQFGHSEESTNYGSYGHVSDGYEYGPPQGAYYTA